In Deinococcus sp. HSC-46F16, the following are encoded in one genomic region:
- a CDS encoding CAP domain-containing protein yields MSALKQVLLVGGLLTLAACGSVPSAPSAPAAQVPAVTPAAGTLEAQASAGTLVVGQTRQLNVTVGGRAPSPGELTWTTSNAAVATVTQTGLVTATGAGNAVIRAALTNYRSSYIDFTLTVTAATAPAPTPAPTTPSGYAGRVLELTNAARAQARTCGATSFAAAPALTYNAQLEQAAQGHATDMATRNYFSHTSLDGRTMAQRISATGYAWRTIGENIAAGQTTPEQVVAGWLASEGHCRNIMNPSFRELGVGYAQGGSYGHYWVQNFGAR; encoded by the coding sequence ATGTCTGCTCTGAAGCAAGTCCTGCTGGTTGGCGGCCTCCTGACGCTCGCGGCGTGCGGTTCGGTCCCCTCCGCTCCCTCTGCCCCGGCCGCGCAGGTGCCCGCCGTCACCCCAGCTGCTGGGACGCTGGAGGCCCAGGCCAGCGCGGGAACCCTGGTGGTGGGGCAGACCCGGCAGCTCAACGTGACGGTCGGGGGCCGCGCCCCCTCCCCCGGCGAGCTGACTTGGACCACCAGCAACGCCGCCGTCGCCACCGTGACCCAGACCGGACTGGTGACGGCCACGGGCGCCGGGAACGCCGTGATTCGCGCGGCGCTCACCAACTACCGCAGCTCCTACATCGACTTCACCCTGACCGTGACGGCGGCGACCGCCCCGGCCCCGACGCCTGCCCCCACCACGCCGAGCGGGTACGCCGGGCGCGTGCTGGAGCTGACAAACGCCGCCCGTGCCCAGGCCCGCACCTGCGGCGCGACCAGCTTCGCGGCAGCGCCCGCGCTGACCTACAACGCGCAGCTCGAGCAGGCCGCGCAGGGCCACGCGACCGACATGGCGACCCGCAACTACTTCAGCCACACCAGCCTCGACGGGCGCACGATGGCGCAGCGCATCTCAGCGACCGGGTACGCGTGGCGCACCATTGGCGAGAACATCGCCGCCGGGCAGACCACCCCGGAGCAGGTCGTCGCGGGCTGGCTCGCCAGCGAGGGCCACTGCCGCAACATCATGAACCCCAGCTTCCGCGAACTCGGCGTGGGCTACGCGCAGGGCGGCAGCTACGGGCACTACTGGGTGCAGAACTTCGGCGCCCGCTGA
- a CDS encoding acyl-CoA carboxylase subunit beta, producing the protein MTQLNTELQELIAAMEQRRAKVEAGGGPERQAKQREGGKLTARERIETLLDPGSFLELSTFVEHGRNRLMDGVEAPGEGVVTGRGTIHGRQVFVFSQDFTVLGGSLGKMNAAKVTKVMDLAAKTGCPVIGLNDSAGARIQEGVDSLSGYGEIFYRNAIYSGSVPQISAILGPCAGGAVYSPALTDFVVMSQGSSYMFITGPEVIKSVTREEVTFDGLGGADVHTRKSGVAHLSYEGDEAVLAGIRNLLTYLPQSAREEVPVQPCADPADRPTPRLLEIVTPDQRKPYAMHDVIHELVDEGRFLEIQPNWAKNMVCGFARLDGRSVGIVANNPRVMAGTLNIDASDKAARFIRTCDCYNIPILTLVDVTGFLPGVAQEHAGIIRHGAKMLYAYAEATVPKITLITRKSYGGAYLAMNSRDMGADVVYAWPTAAVAVMGAEGAANIVYRREIGRSENPEATRAAKIAEYKETFDNPYVAAAKGYIDDVIPMEDTRRRLIQTFEMLRGKEEARPYKKHGNIPL; encoded by the coding sequence ATGACCCAGCTCAACACCGAGCTTCAGGAACTCATCGCCGCGATGGAGCAGCGCCGCGCCAAGGTGGAAGCGGGGGGCGGCCCCGAGCGTCAGGCCAAGCAGCGCGAGGGCGGCAAGCTGACCGCCCGCGAGCGCATCGAGACGCTGCTGGACCCCGGTTCCTTCCTCGAACTGTCCACCTTCGTCGAGCACGGCCGCAACCGCCTGATGGACGGGGTGGAGGCTCCCGGCGAGGGTGTGGTCACGGGGCGGGGAACCATCCACGGGCGGCAGGTGTTCGTGTTCAGTCAGGATTTCACGGTGCTGGGCGGCTCGCTGGGCAAGATGAACGCCGCCAAGGTCACCAAGGTGATGGACCTCGCCGCCAAGACGGGCTGCCCGGTGATCGGCCTGAACGACAGCGCGGGCGCCCGCATTCAGGAGGGCGTGGATTCCCTGTCGGGCTACGGCGAGATCTTCTACCGCAACGCGATCTACTCGGGGAGCGTGCCGCAGATCAGCGCGATTCTGGGGCCGTGCGCGGGGGGCGCGGTGTACTCGCCCGCCCTGACCGATTTCGTCGTGATGAGCCAGGGCAGCTCCTACATGTTCATCACCGGGCCGGAGGTCATCAAGTCGGTGACGCGCGAGGAGGTCACCTTTGACGGCCTGGGCGGCGCGGACGTGCATACCCGCAAGTCGGGCGTGGCCCACCTCTCGTACGAGGGCGACGAGGCCGTGCTCGCGGGCATCCGCAACCTGCTGACCTACCTGCCGCAGAGCGCCCGCGAGGAAGTGCCCGTGCAGCCCTGCGCCGACCCCGCCGACCGCCCCACGCCCCGGCTGCTGGAGATCGTGACGCCCGACCAGCGCAAGCCCTACGCCATGCACGACGTCATTCACGAACTGGTGGACGAGGGCAGGTTCCTCGAAATTCAGCCGAACTGGGCGAAAAACATGGTCTGCGGCTTCGCGCGGCTGGACGGCCGCAGCGTGGGCATCGTGGCGAACAACCCCAGGGTGATGGCGGGCACGCTGAATATCGACGCTTCCGACAAGGCCGCCCGCTTTATCCGCACCTGCGACTGCTACAACATCCCCATCCTGACGTTGGTGGACGTGACGGGCTTCCTGCCGGGCGTCGCGCAGGAACATGCCGGGATCATCCGCCACGGTGCCAAGATGCTTTACGCCTACGCCGAGGCGACCGTCCCCAAGATCACCCTGATCACCCGCAAGAGCTACGGCGGGGCCTACCTCGCCATGAACAGCCGCGACATGGGCGCGGACGTGGTGTATGCCTGGCCCACCGCCGCCGTCGCCGTGATGGGCGCGGAGGGTGCTGCCAACATCGTCTACCGCCGCGAGATCGGGCGGTCCGAGAACCCGGAGGCCACCCGCGCCGCCAAGATCGCCGAGTACAAAGAAACCTTCGACAACCCCTACGTGGCCGCCGCCAAGGGCTATATCGACGACGTGATCCCGATGGAGGACACCCGCCGCCGCCTGATTCAGACCTTCGAGATGCTGCGCGGCAAGGAAGAAGCGCGGCCCTACAAGAAGCACGGAAATATCCCGCTCTGA
- a CDS encoding general stress protein: MTQRDPRFDLTPDQRTRTNVATYPTYLEAQRAVDYLSDQKFPVERTAIVGEGLKMVEQVTGRLSWGRAAGLGFAQGLMIGLFVGLLFGLLGLTAGNFLFSIAYGVVLGGITGLIWGLIGYALSGGRRDFTSVGGMKADHYVLLADPEVAEQARSLLSAMPAR; this comes from the coding sequence ATGACCCAGCGAGATCCCCGGTTTGACCTGACGCCCGACCAGCGCACCCGGACCAATGTGGCGACCTATCCCACCTACCTGGAAGCGCAGCGGGCCGTGGATTACCTCAGCGACCAGAAGTTTCCCGTCGAGCGCACCGCCATCGTGGGAGAGGGCCTGAAGATGGTCGAGCAGGTCACCGGGCGCCTGAGCTGGGGCCGGGCGGCGGGCCTGGGGTTCGCGCAGGGCCTGATGATCGGCCTGTTCGTGGGCCTGCTGTTCGGGCTGCTGGGGCTCACGGCAGGCAACTTCCTGTTCTCCATCGCCTACGGCGTGGTGCTGGGCGGCATCACCGGGCTGATCTGGGGCCTGATCGGGTACGCGCTCAGCGGCGGGCGGCGCGATTTCACGTCGGTGGGGGGCATGAAGGCCGACCACTACGTCCTGCTGGCCGATCCCGAGGTCGCCGAACAGGCCCGCAGCCTGCTGTCAGCTATGCCTGCCCGCTAG
- a CDS encoding quinate 5-dehydrogenase — protein MTDPLSGWQPAPPGFKHVVSVSLGNSSRNAREELTVLGQPFVLERLGTDGDVKKAAALFASLDGRVDAFGLGGADLYLFADGRRYTFSNVRKLVSHARLTPVLDGSGLKNTLERDAIAQLDPVVGWRGQRVLMVSAVDRFGMAEALAGAGADVVYGDLVFGLNVNVPLRSIGALRRLARLALPALTRLPQDWFYPTGDKQNSSVQGQGTRYYAWADVIAGDTHYAKRYAPRDLRGKTVLTQTITEADRAWMEERGVARLITTTPRIGKRNFATNVLEAFFVALSGKREALSEGEYLRYIREVGFRPEVTELGPRAQGRGPAVSGAVPTPAPR, from the coding sequence ATGACCGATCCCCTCAGCGGCTGGCAGCCCGCGCCTCCCGGCTTCAAGCATGTCGTGAGCGTGTCGCTGGGCAACTCGTCGCGCAATGCCCGCGAGGAACTCACGGTGCTGGGGCAGCCCTTCGTGCTGGAGCGGCTCGGGACGGACGGGGACGTGAAGAAGGCCGCCGCCCTGTTCGCCTCGCTCGACGGGCGGGTGGACGCCTTCGGGCTGGGGGGCGCGGACCTGTACCTGTTTGCCGACGGGCGGCGCTACACCTTCAGCAATGTCCGCAAGCTGGTGTCGCACGCGCGGCTCACGCCCGTGCTGGACGGCAGCGGCCTGAAAAACACCCTGGAGCGCGACGCCATCGCGCAGCTTGACCCGGTGGTGGGGTGGCGCGGGCAGCGGGTGCTGATGGTCAGCGCGGTGGACCGCTTCGGGATGGCGGAGGCGCTGGCGGGGGCCGGGGCGGACGTGGTATACGGCGACCTCGTCTTTGGACTCAATGTCAACGTGCCGCTGCGGTCCATCGGGGCGCTGCGGCGGCTGGCGCGGCTGGCGCTTCCGGCCCTGACCCGGCTGCCGCAGGACTGGTTTTATCCCACGGGTGACAAGCAGAATTCCAGCGTGCAGGGCCAGGGCACCCGCTACTACGCCTGGGCCGACGTGATCGCCGGAGACACCCACTACGCCAAGCGCTACGCCCCGCGCGACCTGCGGGGCAAGACCGTCCTGACCCAGACCATCACGGAAGCCGACCGCGCCTGGATGGAGGAGCGCGGCGTGGCCCGCCTGATCACGACCACCCCGCGCATCGGCAAGCGCAACTTCGCCACCAACGTGCTGGAAGCCTTTTTCGTGGCGCTGAGCGGCAAGCGGGAGGCCCTGAGCGAAGGAGAGTACCTGCGCTATATCCGCGAGGTGGGCTTCCGGCCCGAGGTCACCGAACTGGGGCCGCGGGCGCAGGGGCGCGGCCCGGCCGTTTCCGGCGCCGTTCCCACCCCGGCCCCACGCTGA
- a CDS encoding Glu/Leu/Phe/Val dehydrogenase, producing the protein MTTTQDPQAQPPQNTQRLGQHTIPSYLDPNNIGPYEIFLEQVERVTPYLGKLAYWVETLKRPKRILVVDIPIHLDDGTVAHFEGYRVQHNTSRGPAKGGIRYHQDVTLSEVMALSAWMTVKNAAVNLPYGGGKGGIRIDPRKYSTGELERLTRRYTTEIGLIIGPDKDIPAPDVNTGPQTMAWMMDTYSMNVGRTATGVVTGKPVTLGGSLGRADATGRGVFVTGAEAMKKLGMPMEGARVAVQGFGNVGEAAARIFHAHGAKIVAIQDVTGTIYSEAGIDPAVALAHLRQTGKITDLPGTEELSRDEFWGVDCDVLVPAALEKQITLENADRIKARLIVEGANGPTIPAADDLLAERGVTVVPDVLANAGGVTVSYFEWVQDFSSFFWTEEEINGRLDRIMAEAFLSLWDVKERHGVTLRTAVYIVACTRVLEARALRGLYP; encoded by the coding sequence ATGACCACCACACAGGACCCGCAGGCCCAACCGCCGCAGAATACGCAGCGCCTCGGCCAGCACACCATCCCCAGCTACCTCGATCCCAACAACATCGGCCCCTACGAGATCTTTCTGGAGCAGGTCGAGCGCGTCACGCCGTATCTCGGCAAGCTCGCCTACTGGGTCGAGACCCTCAAGCGGCCCAAGCGCATCCTGGTCGTGGACATTCCCATTCACCTCGACGACGGCACAGTCGCGCACTTCGAGGGCTACCGGGTGCAGCACAACACCTCGCGCGGCCCGGCCAAGGGCGGCATCCGCTACCACCAGGACGTGACCCTCAGTGAAGTCATGGCCCTTTCCGCCTGGATGACGGTCAAGAACGCCGCCGTGAACCTGCCCTACGGCGGGGGCAAGGGCGGCATCCGCATCGACCCCCGCAAGTACTCGACCGGGGAACTCGAGCGCCTGACCCGGCGCTACACCACCGAGATCGGCCTGATTATCGGCCCGGACAAGGACATCCCCGCCCCCGACGTGAACACCGGGCCGCAGACGATGGCCTGGATGATGGACACCTACTCCATGAACGTGGGCCGCACCGCGACCGGCGTGGTGACGGGCAAGCCCGTGACCCTGGGCGGGTCGCTGGGCCGCGCCGACGCGACCGGCCGGGGCGTGTTCGTGACCGGCGCCGAGGCGATGAAGAAGCTCGGGATGCCGATGGAGGGTGCCAGGGTCGCCGTGCAGGGCTTCGGCAACGTGGGCGAGGCCGCCGCCCGCATCTTCCACGCGCACGGCGCGAAGATCGTCGCCATTCAGGACGTGACCGGGACGATCTACAGCGAGGCCGGAATCGACCCGGCGGTGGCCCTGGCGCACCTGCGGCAGACGGGCAAGATCACCGACCTGCCCGGCACCGAGGAACTCAGCCGCGACGAGTTCTGGGGCGTGGACTGCGACGTGCTCGTGCCTGCCGCGCTGGAAAAGCAGATCACGCTGGAGAACGCCGACCGCATCAAGGCCCGCCTGATCGTGGAGGGCGCCAACGGCCCCACCATCCCCGCCGCCGACGACCTGCTTGCCGAGCGCGGGGTCACGGTGGTCCCCGACGTGCTCGCCAACGCGGGCGGCGTGACGGTGTCCTACTTCGAGTGGGTGCAGGACTTTTCAAGCTTCTTCTGGACCGAAGAGGAGATCAACGGCCGCCTCGACCGCATCATGGCGGAAGCCTTCCTGAGCCTCTGGGACGTGAAGGAACGCCACGGGGTGACCCTGCGCACGGCCGTCTACATCGTGGCCTGCACGCGGGTGCTGGAGGCGCGGGCGCTGCGGGGGCTGTACCCGTAA